The genomic window GAACGTCTATTGGGCTGTGTTTGAAAACAAGAAGCAATAATAACCATTGCATTATAAAACTATATATTATCATCCGACTTCGGGCATCCGACTTCGGACAATTAATCAATAAAACAATATAAAAATGTTAGGATTTTTAGCCAAGATATTTGGAAGCAAATCAGAAAGAGATATCAAGGCCTTACAGCCAATCGTTGCACAAATCAACGAGGAATACGCAAAATTATCATCATTAACTAATGATGAACTTAGAAATAAAACCATCGAATTTAAAGCAACCATTGCTTCGGCTTTGGCTACCATAGATGGTAAAATTGCAGACTTAAAAGCACAAGCAGAAAGTCCAGAGCTTTCGTTAAACGAAAAAACAAATCTTTACGATGAGGTTGATGCTTTAGGTAAAGAGCGCAATGTAGAGTTAGAGAAAGTGTTGCAACAAATTTTGCCTCAGGCATTTGCTGTGGTCAAAGAAACCTCTCGTAGGTTAAGCGAAAACGAGCAATTGGAAGTTACAGCAACCCCATTTGATAGAGAAATTGCCACCAGAAAAAGCAATGTAAAAATTGTTGGCGATAAGGCTTTATGGGCTAACCGTTGGGATGCTTCGGGCACTGAGGTAGTATGGAACATGGTACATTACGATGTGCAGTTGATTGGTGGTATGGTGCTAAACAGCGGCAAAATCGCCGAGATGGCTACTGGTGAAGGTAAAACCTTAGTAAGTACTTTGCCTGCTTATTTGAATGCTTTGGCTGGTCAAGGAGTACATATTGTAACGGTAAACGATTACCTTGCTCGTCGTGATAGCGAGTGGAATGGCCCGTTGTTCGAGTTCCACGGGTTAAGTGTAGATTGTATCGATAAACACCAACCTAACTCCGAAGAACGCAGAAAAGCTTACTTAGCAGATATCACTTACGGAACTAACAACGAGTTTGGTTTCGATTACCTGCGTGACAATATGTCGCAAACGCCAGAGCAATTGGTACAACGCAAGTTGCATTTTGCCATGGTAGATGAGGTCGATTCGGTTTTAATTGATGATGCCCGTACACCATTGATCATTTCTGGTCCAGTGCCTTTTGGCGATCAGCACGAGTTTCACGAATTGAAACCACGAATTGAACGTTTGGTGAATGCTCAAAAAGCTTACGTACAATCAGCATTAAACCAAGCTAAAACTTTAATTAACAGCGGTAATGTTGGTACAGAAGAAGGCGAAGGCGGTTTGGCATTGCTGCGTGCTCATCGCGGTTTGCCTAAAAACAAAGCCTTAATTAAGTTTTTAAGCGAAGGCAACAACAAGCAGACTTTGTTAAAAACAGAAAACTACTATATGGCAGATCAGTCTAAGAACATGCCTAAAGTAGATGCAGAGTTGTTTTTCCATATCGATGAAAAAAATAACCAAGTAGAATTAACCGAAAAAGGTATCGAAATGATTACCCAAACCGGTGAAGATCCAAGCTTTTTTGTATTGCCAGATGTAGGTACTGAAATTGCTGAAATCGAAAAATCTAGCTTGAGCAACGAAGATAAAATTGCTCAAAAAGACGCCTTGATGCGTGATTATGCTGTTAAAGCAGAGCGTATCCACTCAATTAATCAATTGTTAAAAGCCTATACTTTGTTCGAAAACGATGTAGAGTATATTGTTGATGAAGGTAAGATTAAGATTGTAGATGAGCAAACTGGCCGTATCATGGAAGGCCGCCGTTACTCTGATGGTTTGCACCAAGCCATTGAGGCAAAAGAAAACGTGAAAGTAGAAGATGCTTCGCAAACTTACGCTACAGTAACCTTGCAAAACTATTTCCGTATGTACCACAAACTTTGCGGTATGACGGGTACAGCAACTACAGAAGCTGGCGAGTTTTGGTCTATCTACAAATTAGACGTAGTGGAAATTCCTACCAACAGAGTGATTTCTAGAAAAGATGAGCAAGATTACGTTTATCGTACAGTAAGAGAAAAATACAATGCCGTAGCGGAAGAAATCGTAAAATTAACCGAAGCCGGCCGCCCAGTATTGGTAGGTACCACTTCGGTAGAGATTTCGGAATTGCTAAGCCGTATGTTGAAGTTGCGTGGTATTAAGCACAACGTGTTAAATGCGAAAATGCACCAAAGAGAGGCTGATATTGTGGCAGAAGCTGGTCAGGCTGGTCAGGTAACTATTGCCACCAACATGGCTGGTCGTGGTACCGATATTAAGTTAGGCCCAGGCGTAAAAGATGCTGGCGGTTTGGCCATTATTGGTACCGAACGTCACGAGTCTCGTCGTGTAGACAGGCAGTTGCGTGGTCGTGCCGGTCGTCAGGGAGATCCTGGAACTTCGCAGTTTTTTGTATCGTTAGAAGATAATTTGATGCGTTTATTCGGATCAGAGCGTATCTCTAACATCATGGTGCGTATGGGTATCGAAGATGGTGAGGTTATTCAACACTCAATGATTACCAACTCTATAGAAAGAGCGCAGAAAAAAGTAGAAGAAAACAACTTTGGTGTACGTAAGCGTTTGTTAGAGTACGATGACGTGATGAACTCGCAACGTACGGTAATTTACGCAAAACGTAGAAACGCTTTGTTTGGCGACCGTTTAGATGTAGACATGAGCAACATGATTTTTGATGTTGTGGAAGATGTAATTACAGAATACAAAGAGAGTAGCAACTACGAAGGTTTCAAGTTAGAAGTAATTAAAAACTTCTCTGTAGATACCGAGATTTCTGAACAAGAATTTAACAGCAAGAAAATTCCAGATCTTTCTGAGAAATTGTTTGAAGAAGTTACGGCTTTTTATCATCGCAAATCGGAAGGCATCGTTAGCCAAGCTATGCCAGTTTTAAATCAGGTTTTTGCAGATAGAGGCGATATGATTGAGCAAATTGTAGTTCCTTTTACTGATGGTATCCGCCAAATTCAAGTTCCAGTAGAATTGAAAAAAGCTATTGAGAACAACGGAAGAGAAATCACCAAAGCTTTTGAGAAAACCATCATTTTGGCTTTAATAGACGATAGCTGGAAAGAGCATTTGCGTGAAATGGACGAGTTGAAACAATCGGTACAAAACGCAGTTTACGAGCAAAAAGATCCATTAATTATCTATAAAATGGAGGCCTTTAATTTGTTCAAAGGCATGTTAAACATCGTGAACAAAGAGGTAGTAAGCTTCTTGTTTAAAGGCGGTATTCCTATGCAGCAAGAGCCAGAGCAGGTTAGAGAAGCAGTTGCTCCAAAACCTCAGCCAAAGCTAAATGCAACTAAAAAAGAATACGGCGATGAGTCTGATTTAGATTTAGTAGGCGATACTCGTGAACCGCAACCTTTGCAACCGATTAGAAAAGAAGCAACGGTAGGTAGAAACGAGCCTTGCCCATGCGGAAGTGGCAAGAAGTTTAAAAATTGCCATGGTGTGAATGCATAACAGCTCCTCTAAATCTCCCCTAAGGGGAGACTTTATGAGTTTAAAATATAGTTTTCAAGCCTCGAATTTTCTTCGGGGCTTTTTTGTTGTTCTTTAGTCTGTTACGCCATAAAATAAAAATCTTTAGCACAATAGGTTTTAAGTATTTGTAGTTATGGTTTTGCATGTTTAACTTTCTCTAAACTATCTGTCTTAAAAAGTAGTATAAATACAAAGTAAAGGCATAGAGAGCAAACGCTGAACAACCATCCCATGGCGCTAAGATAGGGAAGGATCATGTAAATCTTTTTAAAAAATGGAAAGAGTTAAAAAATTAACTCTTGCAGAGTTAAAAGAAAAAGCTACTACAGTAGAAAAAAATGAAGTAATGGAGAAAATCCAAGGTGGAGATTGGGCTGATTGTCACGGAAAAGCAGGACAGATTGAAAAAAGATTTTATCAACAAGTTGATAAAGTTTTTGACTGGTTATTTTAATTTTTACTAGCACGCAAATGGGGGTCATCTCCCATTTGTTTTTTTAATATTTACATGAATACCATTAAAAATTTTATTTTTTTTTATTTAAATCCAGGAAAAGAGGTAGTAAGAGAATACACTTTTTATGATAAGTTAAAAGGAACTGGCAGCTTATTAGTTTTTAATTTTTTGTTTTTGATTTTTTCGGGGGTTTTAATCAATACACTTTTAATTGAGTTTGGGTTGTTAATCGATCCAACTGTTACAAAAAAGTCGTTTACACTAATAGAACAAGCATTAGTTTTTGGAGTTCTCATAGCTCCTTTAGTAGAAGAAATAATTAGCCGAGTTTGGCTGGTGTACAGTGATTTTAATATATCTATTGCCGTCTCGACATTGGTAGTGGTGCTTATTTTTAAAATTTTAATGAGTGCTGATTATCATAGACTTATTGATGCTCCACTAAATGCATTTGTTCTATTAAGTGTTGGGATAGTTATTTTCTATTCAACTCAATTTTTAGTAAAAAAATCATTAGAGGTTTCGAGCTTTATATCTGCCAATATAAGGATTTTAGCAACAATGTCTGGAGTAGCTTTTGGCTATCTTCATCTATATAATTATAAAATAACATTAAATCTATTATTATTAAGCCCAATAGTTCTGATAAATTATATCGTCGGAGGACTGCTGATCGGGTACATAAGGATTAGATTCAGTTTTTTTTACGCGGTCTTACTGCACATAGCTTTCAATGCAGTCTTACTACTTATTAAATATAGATAATGGAAAACTTTTATAATTTTCAAAAAAACCAAATAAATAAAGGTCGACAGCTTCTAATAGAGAATATACAGCTTTTATTGTATAAACAAAATTCTAATATTTTCGAAGTCTTAGATTATGAAAATGATCTCATATATACTGAGCCACTCCTATTCGCTTTTTTTAATGCATCAAACTTAGATTTTCACGAATTAAATATAATACTTAAAGGCTACAAAGATAATGTCAGAGGAGAATTAGCTGTTTATACGAATAAAGAAGGACGAATTTATTTACCCAATTATGGCTGGCTAATAACTACACAATCAAAGACACAGCTACTTCTAAAATTAGAAGAAAGAATAGCTGTTGACTTAAAATCTGGAGAAAATATAAATTTAATTTTTGAACCAATTGAGTATATGCCGAACTCTCAAATAGAATTATTAAAATATCCCATCGAACTACTTTATCAGTGTTATTACGATTCCTTTGGAAATTTGGTTAATGTGGAAATTGAAGAAATTACCAAAAAGCACAGAAATCACTTATATCTTGCATTTGATCTGATTAAAAAATTTATTCCAGAGCACTATGAACTGATAGAATCTGTAACACGTAAAATCGTAGTTTTTAATGTTGATACGCATTTGAGAAATTCTTTTGCGACAATGAGAGCGCAGGGCATAGCTTTTTTTAATGCCTGTCAAGAAAATTATAATGAAGTGTTTTTTATAGATGATATAGCGCATCAAACAGGACACTTAATATTTAATGCATTAATTTATAACTTTAATTATTTTGTAAAAGCCGAGAGTGATTTAATTTTGGAAAAGATACCTTTACCAGATCAGTCACTTGACACGAGAGATATACACGTAATATTTCACGCACTATATACTTACTATACAACCTTCATATGTCTGGACGCATGTTTAACTGCATCTGTTTTCGAAAATCATAAAGAGCATGAGGCGTTAGGTCGTGTCGCATTTTACTTAGGGAAATGTTATCATGACTTAAATCTCATTGAAAATCCAAGGGACAAGAATAATATTGCAACTAATTTATTCACGGATGAGGGGTTAATAATTTACAACTCGATTAAAGAAAAATTTTCCTTAATGATAAAAAAATACGGCCCGATAGTTAAAGGATTTAATCTAAAAGACCAGCCTTACAACTTCAATTATTCTACTTTCCTAAAATCTAATCCTCTTAATGAAAAAATATAGTTGTTTTATTCTCTTATCACTTTGTATTTCAATTAATTCTTGCGTCAATAAAAAAGCGGAGACAAAGGAAATAGGAAAAATAAAAGTAAGTAGGCAAGACTCTGTTAAATTAAAAAAATATATAGAGCAAATAGATGTTTTACCATTATTTTCTACAAAGAGGCAAAAATATCTTGATAGTTTTTTATTAATTCTACCTTCTAATGCTTATGCCTGGCAGCAGAAGGCAATGCCGCTTTTCAAGCAAAAAAAATATGAAGTTGGGATGCAATACCTAGATAGTGCGGTAAAATACGACCAAACAAACCACTATCTAGAATATAGGGCATTCATAAAATGTATATTCCAAAAAAACTATATAGCGGCAATTAGGGATTTTGATGCTATTCAAAAAATAAAAGGCAACTCTTATGTGATGGATCATACTTATGAGTTTTATAAAGGACTATGCTTTTTGCAGCTTAATGAATTTAACAAAGCTGAAAAATTGTTTTCTAAAAATATTAATGAAGACAGAAAAAAACTCGGTGAGAAATGGATAAACTGCTCGGCTCTCTTTTATCAAGGAATTTGTTTTTTTGAAATGGATAATTATAAGCAGGCAATGATAAGTTTCGATGAGTGCCTGAAGCGATATAGAAACTTTACTGATGCAAAAGTACTACAAAGCAATATGTTTAGAAAACTTTGGGAGACGAGAAGAGGCCCTATTATTAATTAGAGAAGCCGAACTTGATTGTGAAACAGGTTATACAATACCAGAGACCAACACAATGTATGAGGTGTACC from Pedobacter sp. SL55 includes these protein-coding regions:
- a CDS encoding tetratricopeptide repeat protein, coding for MKKYSCFILLSLCISINSCVNKKAETKEIGKIKVSRQDSVKLKKYIEQIDVLPLFSTKRQKYLDSFLLILPSNAYAWQQKAMPLFKQKKYEVGMQYLDSAVKYDQTNHYLEYRAFIKCIFQKNYIAAIRDFDAIQKIKGNSYVMDHTYEFYKGLCFLQLNEFNKAEKLFSKNINEDRKKLGEKWINCSALFYQGICFFEMDNYKQAMISFDECLKRYRNFTDAKVLQSNMFRKLWETRRGPIIN
- a CDS encoding type II CAAX prenyl endopeptidase Rce1 family protein; translated protein: MNTIKNFIFFYLNPGKEVVREYTFYDKLKGTGSLLVFNFLFLIFSGVLINTLLIEFGLLIDPTVTKKSFTLIEQALVFGVLIAPLVEEIISRVWLVYSDFNISIAVSTLVVVLIFKILMSADYHRLIDAPLNAFVLLSVGIVIFYSTQFLVKKSLEVSSFISANIRILATMSGVAFGYLHLYNYKITLNLLLLSPIVLINYIVGGLLIGYIRIRFSFFYAVLLHIAFNAVLLLIKYR
- the secA gene encoding preprotein translocase subunit SecA codes for the protein MLGFLAKIFGSKSERDIKALQPIVAQINEEYAKLSSLTNDELRNKTIEFKATIASALATIDGKIADLKAQAESPELSLNEKTNLYDEVDALGKERNVELEKVLQQILPQAFAVVKETSRRLSENEQLEVTATPFDREIATRKSNVKIVGDKALWANRWDASGTEVVWNMVHYDVQLIGGMVLNSGKIAEMATGEGKTLVSTLPAYLNALAGQGVHIVTVNDYLARRDSEWNGPLFEFHGLSVDCIDKHQPNSEERRKAYLADITYGTNNEFGFDYLRDNMSQTPEQLVQRKLHFAMVDEVDSVLIDDARTPLIISGPVPFGDQHEFHELKPRIERLVNAQKAYVQSALNQAKTLINSGNVGTEEGEGGLALLRAHRGLPKNKALIKFLSEGNNKQTLLKTENYYMADQSKNMPKVDAELFFHIDEKNNQVELTEKGIEMITQTGEDPSFFVLPDVGTEIAEIEKSSLSNEDKIAQKDALMRDYAVKAERIHSINQLLKAYTLFENDVEYIVDEGKIKIVDEQTGRIMEGRRYSDGLHQAIEAKENVKVEDASQTYATVTLQNYFRMYHKLCGMTGTATTEAGEFWSIYKLDVVEIPTNRVISRKDEQDYVYRTVREKYNAVAEEIVKLTEAGRPVLVGTTSVEISELLSRMLKLRGIKHNVLNAKMHQREADIVAEAGQAGQVTIATNMAGRGTDIKLGPGVKDAGGLAIIGTERHESRRVDRQLRGRAGRQGDPGTSQFFVSLEDNLMRLFGSERISNIMVRMGIEDGEVIQHSMITNSIERAQKKVEENNFGVRKRLLEYDDVMNSQRTVIYAKRRNALFGDRLDVDMSNMIFDVVEDVITEYKESSNYEGFKLEVIKNFSVDTEISEQEFNSKKIPDLSEKLFEEVTAFYHRKSEGIVSQAMPVLNQVFADRGDMIEQIVVPFTDGIRQIQVPVELKKAIENNGREITKAFEKTIILALIDDSWKEHLREMDELKQSVQNAVYEQKDPLIIYKMEAFNLFKGMLNIVNKEVVSFLFKGGIPMQQEPEQVREAVAPKPQPKLNATKKEYGDESDLDLVGDTREPQPLQPIRKEATVGRNEPCPCGSGKKFKNCHGVNA